From Melospiza melodia melodia isolate bMelMel2 chromosome 2, bMelMel2.pri, whole genome shotgun sequence:
AGCCGGCCCTTGCAATGCACACAGAGACAGTGTGTCACTTCAGGAGACACACCAAGAAGGCCCTGTCACTTTCAAAGGGCAGCTGTTGTTTCACTGTTGCATTTCTTGGCTGTGTCAAGCCCCTCCTACCCGCACTACAGCCTGCGCTTGGAGACACAAAAGGAGCATCCTGGAGGAAAGGCATGGAAAGCTTGACAAAGGCTGAGGGGAGCACTCAGATCTCCCCTTTTCCCAAGAGGTTTCTTTAGCTGAAGTTGCTGACAAGGACCAGACTTGACTAGCTGCAatgggtttgttgttgttttatttctcgGGTCCTCAGTCCTGTGTGGGATTCTGTACGTGGGCGCAGCAGGGGCTCCAGCAAGGTGTCAAAAGCGCCTGCCCTGCACCCAAGGGTGGCGCAAGATCTCCTCCAGCTGTGGCCTGTAAGCGGGGTGCTTGGTCAAGCACCAGCGGATCAGATGCTGGCACTCTGCGGAGAGAAGGCACAGACAGCGCCCGTCACTGGCAGAaggctcctgcccagctgcccccgGCACCCGCGGGGCCCCGGCCGCACTGCGTGTGCTCGGGGCTGCGCCGGCCTCCCGAGCGACCGTGCCCCGCGGGCAGAGAGCGGCACGGCGGGACACGGCCGCCTCCTTCGGCCACGCGGGCCACGCTGACCCCGTGGGCACGGGCCACCTCCTGCGGCCGGCCCTGGGGGCAGACGGACGGTGCACGGATCTGGGTGAGGGCCGCGCCGGGCTGCGCGCCGCCGGCTGCCATAGCCGGCTGCTTGGGGCCGGAGACCAACCTGGAGAGACCTGCTGCCAGAAGAAGGGCtgccccagcaggatggcatgGTCGTCCTCAAAGGGGAGTCTCCCGCAGACCATGACGTacagcagcacgcccagggacCAAACGGTGGCTTCATGGCCGTCGTAGCAGCCAAGGCAGACCCACTCGGGCGGGCTGTAGGCGTGCGTTCCTAGGGGAGACGGGCGGCGCTGTCCAGGCACGGGCTGctgccttccagagcccagcGCCAGGCTCCTGgctgaggcaggggctgcacccGCGGCCACAGCTTCCCCCCCGAGGCCACCCCGCGTCCCCCAGCCAGCTGGCCAAAGCCAAGGAACATTGTGCCAGGCAAAGAAGGCCCGTGGAGCGTCTCGAGCCCTTGCGGGCCTGCCGAGCCGGGAGGCCCGGAGCTGGCTTTTGCCGCCCCCCCTGCTGCCGGCAGGGCCGGCAGCCGGGTCCCGGGGCACTGCGTCTGCCCTGGGCCAAAGGGCAGCTGGCTGAAGGCCACAGCCCACAGCCCAGGAGGGAGtggggccctgcagtgcctgGCACCGGGAGCGGGGCCCGGGCCATGGGCTCACCGGCAAAGCGCGTGTAGGCCCGCTCCTGGAGGAAGGTGCCGCAACCGAAGTCGATGAGCTTCAGGTCGCCGCTCTCCGGGTCCACGAGGAGGTTCGCCGGCttgatgtcccggtgcaggacGCCGCAGgcggtgcagtgccgcacggcctccagcacctggacgAAAAGCCAGCGCGCCATCTCCTCGCACAGgaactcctgctccagcaggagctgcaggagatcctgccatgcctccggacgctccagcaccagcacgAAGCTGTCAGGCAGCTCGAACCAGTCGAGGAGCTGGATGATGTTGTAGCAGCTGGAGCCCACCTTCTCCATCAGCACGACCTCCATGGGCACGcgggtgccgtcgggctgcgagGAGGAGAAAATCAGTGCCTGTGGCAGGCCTGATgctgccccggggctgctgcgCTGCGCCCTGCCTGGGATGCCCCCGTGCCCCCTTGCGCAGCCTCCCCGGTGCTGGGGCTTCCCCCCGCCTAGGGGATGCTTGGGGGgtgcccctgcccggccccgccgccgctgtTTGGCACGGCCGGGCCCGCCATGCTGCGGCTTGCACGCTGAGCCCGCGCCCGCTGTCCCCGCCTCCCGCTGGCAGTCGGCGCCCCGGGATTCTCCCTGCCTGACCCGGCCCGCtctgtcccgccggccccgctccctcaCCAGCTCGTCCCACTGCAGGACGCTCTCCCGGGACAcgcgtttgatggccacctgcaagccatggagagaggagggCTGAGCTCCGGCCCTGCCCCTCCCCAGCGCTTCCCCTCGTCCCACGCCCGGCCGTCGCGGCCACTCACCGGTCTCCCGTCGGAGAGGCGGATGCCCGAGAAAACGGTGCCAAAGCCACCGCTGCCCAGCTGCGGGCCCAGCTGgtacagctcctgcagctccttcctttgccctgcaaaaggccgagagcagccaTCAGCCCTGCGCCCAGGAACACCCCAGTGCCCGCGAGTGCAgcgggccgggccccgcgggcCGCTCCGCTCTCACCTGCTCCCTGCTGCGCGCCGGGCAGCGGCCCCTGCTCCGCAGCCGCCGGGCTGGCGAGCGGCAGAGCCGGGCCTGGGCAGCGCGCACAggcggctgcaggagccccggggCAGCGGGGCACGGCGGCACCGTCACTGGCCCCGGCCTCGTGGGCTGGACTCTGCCATTGACCATGGCCGGGGCTGCAGCCCGAGGCTTCTTCACCCAGGGgggtgccaggagcagctgcaaagCAAGCAGGGCTTTCTGAAGCCGTGCCATCAGAGGCACAGGAAAGAGCCAGTGacccctgggctgctcccaggggccctggcctggcctggccgtgcCCTTCAAGAGCCCCGGGGCAGCCTCAGACAGCTCTtcaggagatctcacctgctaTTGGAGAGCCCTTCGTGGCAGTCGAGGGCTGTCTTGGGACAGCTTCCTGGAGATGGAGGAGCCTCCTTGATGTATCCAGGCTGGTCTCCACCACCAGGCTCGGGCTTTCTCCAGCTGGCACAAGCGGCACagcgtcctggcagctgtgggatgACCACTGCTGGCTCCAGGACGCTTGCTGCTTGGCCAGCTTCTCCCAAGAAGGCTCCCCTGGATCGGGCTGGGCTCCCGTTTGGACTTCTGGGCTTTCCCTGGCCACGTCAGGGGTCAGGGGTGCGCCCGCGTTGTTGAAGCCCGTGcgtccaagggagctgggagacctGTCCACGGGCCCTGCATCTTCTGCAGGCTGACAGGTCTCAGTGAGCCTCTGCGAGGGATGGAGGCTGTCAGAAATAGCAGAGGCTCCTGGCAGGATGCAGGGTCTCTGACAGCCTGATGTTCCTGCACGGATGGCTCTCCCCTGCTGTGCCATCCTTGCAGGCCTTGAGGCTCTCCCAGCGATGGAGAATCTTGCTGGGAGCAGCCTCTTGAAGGGATGGAGGCTtcgggaggagctggaggggccACAGCAGGGCAGGTGGCCTCGCTTCACCAGCTCCTCCAGTTGTTTCCACAGCGCCTGCCACATCCCCGAGTAGAGCGGCGCACGTGTCCCTCTGGGATGCCAGAGCAGCCgcatcagctcctgcagctcctgggccagAGCCACGCAGGGgccgcagctgcagggcctgcccaGGGGGCTGGCGGGAGCACGTGGCCGCTTGCGCCGAGTCGCCCGAGGCCTGGGGGCCCTGGGAGCCACAGGGGCTCCTCGGTTCCTCCGTGAGCCTCGGGGCCGGACCCCGGGGCGCTCGCTCCTCTTTGCCGTCCGCGCCCGCCGGCCCGGTGGGTGCCGGTGGCCAAGGGCCCACCAGACAGCCCCAGcggccagcagcaggacaagcaCAGTCCCCAGGACGACGCCGTCACTCGTGGCTCCGGCACGACCCATCGCGACTGCACTGGCGGCCGCGGGTGCTGGCCCGGCTTATCCCGCGGCAGCGCAGTGATGTCACAGTGCTGCGGCCGGCACTGCCCGGGGacatcacagcccttggacatCACAGCCCGGGGACATCACAGCCCTGCCTCAGGGCAGCGCTCAGCTCCTCTGTGCCCTCAGAGCCCAGCCCgctcctgagggcagcagaaCCAGCTCGTGGCTGTAGCCATGATTATTTATGAAAGATGCttcccttgggatttttttatccTGCAAAACTGAGTGGcgtcaggaacaaaatgtgaacaataattatctgctgctgtgggatgcaacaggtgcatctgtcatTGGTCTCAGGTGGCTCttgctaattaatggccaatcactgccagctggctcagactctttgtccaagacacaagcatttgttatcattatttctttttctattcttacctagccttctgatgagatcctttcttctgttcttttagtttagttttaatataatatatatcataaaataatatatcatgccttctgaaacatggagtcagatcctcatctcttccctcatcctaagacccctgtgaacaccgtcacacatgGCCAGAGAAAACTGCTGGCAGGGAGAACGGGAGCTCAGCCTGTGGCAAGGTATCGTTCCCTGGTGCCAGGGCTGCACCTGGAAGGGCGCTGGTGCCAGCAGCATCCAGCCCACGGCTCCCGGGACGTTGGTTCCCAGCTGGAAGCCCCCACTACTGTGTGCCTGAGAAGAGAGATCCTCCAGAGACAAAGGGAGTTGACGTTCCTCTGTCTGTGGGGAGCTCTCCTGAACTGGCTGTGGAGGGCAGGAAGAGTTTCTTGTTAGCAGCTCTCTGACTTCTGCTGTGCCTCTGCTCTAAATAAATCGGGATTTGCAAGGAGCACTCATCGTGCTCCCACTGCCCTGGCTTGGACTGGGATTCAGTttctttcttcacagtagctggcACGTGTTGGGTTTGGTCTAGGAGACATCCTGCACCATTCATAATTTTAGGAGGCAGAAGGCCGCTCATGGTCACAGCCCCTGGGTGGGCTGCAAGTCCCTGGACACGAACACTGGCCCTTTTCTATAGGAAACAAGACTCACCCCCAGTTTTTTGATGTCAGTTTGCAGGAGACATTTGGCACTCCCAGGGCTGCCTGAGTTGTACATGGTGGCATGTTCAGTCTGGGAGAAATCCTGCACCGTTGGGAATTTCAGGAGGTGACAGCCCACTCAGGGCCACATGCTCCTGGACAT
This genomic window contains:
- the LOC134415159 gene encoding serine/threonine-protein kinase pim-1-like, with the translated sequence MEVVLMEKVGSSCYNIIQLLDWFELPDSFVLVLERPEAWQDLLQLLLEQEFLCEEMARWLFVQVLEAVRHCTACGVLHRDIKPANLLVDPESGDLKLIDFGCGTFLQERAYTRFAGTHAYSPPEWVCLGCYDGHEATVWSLGVLLYVMVCGRLPFEDDHAILLGQPFFWQQVSPECQHLIRWCLTKHPAYRPQLEEILRHPWVQGRRF